The Rhododendron vialii isolate Sample 1 chromosome 1a, ASM3025357v1 region ttataattgttcactcaatcatcttgattgattgttcttctactttgagggttaataaagtccattttgttaatcttctctcatacttcatccacttcattgtttgtttccaaagaagtcctgaaatacggcaaggaaccaaattccacttttcacacccacattccagcaagcttacgatacgattttccgtcgattggaaagaaaacagaGAATTTTGATAACAATGGTAGATTATTATTGTAGGCGTCACTATAGATCACATAATCATTGGGAGAGAAAATTCTACACGGCCCCTCCGTGTAGAATGGGTTGAGTGGCAAAGTGATAAGAATTGACATGTGGCAATTTGAAAGCAATTGTTTCATCATTGCTGATGCGCGTTCTCTTTTGGTATTTTGTagaacagatacttgattatttgAGTGGTAgaggcaaaaataaattatgatcttttagaataaaatgataaaaaaataaaatttttgaatcggttcaaacagattgaaagtTAGAGTACTTAGTttttttatcctattttttAATACATAAATAGTCTAGAGAATtaaagtgttctaattttcaatctgtttgaactggtgTGAAGATCTTGTTtgtctgatcatattattctctAGGGTCATAGTTAATTTTGATTCCCAAGactcttataattaagtatctgttttacaggatcccaaagaaagAGCAGAAAAAacagatatttaattatgagagccctatagacaaaaattaattatgacccttcaGAAtcaaatgaccaaaaaaataaaatcttcgcacctatttaaacgaattgaaaattggagcacttaatttttttagaccgtttatttattaaaaaatatggtggaaaaattaagtgtttcaattttcaaaccgTTTGAACTgatacgaagatcttatttttttgattattttatcacaaagggtcataattattttttgtttctaggtatctcataattaaatatttgttctttctttgggatcctgtagagcagatatttaattatgaaagtcttggagagaaaaattaactatgaccctagagaataatatgatcagaaaaataagatttttgcaccagttcaaacagattgaaaattgaaacgctttaattttttagactgtttatatattaaaaaatatccaactttcaatccgtttgaaccggtacgaagattttatttatttttatcatttttttctaaagagtcataatttaTTTTAGTCTCTAgcactctcataatcaagtatctattcTACAATGTACCAAAAGAGAACGCGCATAAGCAAGGATGAAACAATTGCTTTCAAATTGGTCACGTTTCAATCCTTCGTCACTTTGCCGCTCAACCTATTCTACACGGagaattttctctcaattattgGAGagtcttttctctctctttctcttttctcccatcctttttttttttctccctttttgatGGGTCCTTCAGTATCTTTTTTCACCAATCTTCATATTCGACCGCTCAAGTCATCTTTTCAGATAGAAGCATCTTGCGCAATCTAGGGTGGCTATTGTTTCCCTTGTCACAGTAGTCCAATTATGCACCCATATCTGATGACGGAAAAGTCCTCCTTCATCAATTCCAGTCCTCGTCCAATCAAAAACTTTCAAACTTGGCGTTCCAAGCTACAAGCTGTAATTGCAGCTAGCTAGCATTCTGTATTAGCTAGCTAGCATTCTGTATTAGAAGGGGCGTCGGGTGTGCAGGGGAGCACTCCCATCATCACCAAAATCCACTGATcattcttgtttgttttgattttaagaAGAGAATGGATCCATTCGGGACTTGGCTATTTCAATTCCTTCTCTGTTTATTGCAATACCAagttgctgctgcttcttcgTCATCACctctttcttcttctgcttcttcaGCACACCTCCTGTGTCGTCATGACCAGAGATCTGCACTGCTGCAATTTAAGCATGTCTTTACTATAGACAACGCTGCTTCTTCCGAATGTGATGATGAGTCATATCCAAAGACCCTGTCTTGGGATGGGAATGCAACTGATTGTTGCGATTGGGACGGGGTCACGTGCGATGGGTTGACTGGTCATGTGGTTGGGCTTGATCTCAGTTGTAGCCAGCTCAACGGTACACTCCATTCCAACAGCAGCCTTTTCCAACTCTCTCACCTGCAACGGCTTAATCTGGCTCACAATGACTTCATCAACTCTAGCATTCCATATGCATTTGGCAACTTGGCAAGTTTGACACATTTAAACCTGTCAATTTCTGCTTTTTCAGGTTCGATCCCATCTGAACTCTCCCTCCTGCCCAAATTGATTTCACTTGATCTTTCTTCTTATCGACTGAAACTTGAACCGCTCCATTTCGAAATTCTCGTAAAAAACCTGACCCAGTTACAAGAACTCTTCCTTCATGGGGTGAGTATATCTTCATATTTGCCCGATTCCTTGACGAATTTGTCTTCTTTGACAGCTCTAGACCTGTCATTGACCGGATTGCTAGGGAACTTACCAGATTCAATTGCTTATCTCAAGTCTTTGAATTATTTGAATCTTGCCATGTGCAAATTACAGGGTTCCATTCCTAAATCTTTAGGGAACCTTACGCAGATCCGTGAACTCCCATCTACTCTCTCGAATCTCAAGCAACTCACTCAATTAATACTCTACTCCAACAACTTCGAAGGTAGCATTTCCGCTTTTGTTGAGTTCCCAATGCTGAAGCAGTTAGATCTACAAGATAACAATTTCAGTGGTGGATTTCCACTTTGGGTTGCAAACTCGAAGCCGCTAGTTTATCTACAGGAGCTCTACTTATCTCATAACTCTTTGAGTGGGGTAATACCTCCATGGATGTTTACTCTTCCGTCGTTGGAATCTTTAGACCTGAGTTCCAATCGTTTAACTGGTCAAATTCCAGAGTTCCAGCATGATTTACCATTGAACTCCCTTGACTTGAGTGACAATAAACTTCGTGGCCCAATTCCGAAGTCAATTTCAACTCTTGCAAATCTGACCAGGCTCTTTCTTGCATCAAATGATCTAAGTGGTGTTGTGGATATGCAAACACTCAAAAATGTTGTGTACCTTTCTCTTTCCAACACTAATCTATCGATGCTCGCTATAAGCGGTGTCAACACTACCATTCCCAACCTTAGGGATTTCTATATGTCATCTTGCAACATCGAGGTGTTCCCTGATTTCTTAAGAACCTCAGAGAATCTTGAAAAGCTAGATCTTTCTTACAATAGAATTCATGGACAGATTCCGAATTGGGTTGGGTTCATTGGGAAGGCTTCATTGTGGTATTTTAATCTTTCACACAACTTTCTAACAGACATAAAGCAACTTCCCTGGGAGGGACTATACACTCTTGATCTTCGTTCCAATTTGCTTCAAGGATCACTTCCCATTCCACCACATCTCATACAATTCTTTTTCATCTCAAACAACAGTCTTAGTGGAGAGATTCCTTCATTGATTTGCAATGCAAGTTCCCTTAAGATTCTTGATTTGTCTCACAACAAGTTGAGTGGAGTGGTTCCACAGTGTTTGGGTAATTTTAGTAGTTTTCTCACAGTGTTAAATCTGCGCTCCAATGGATTTAAGGGAACCCTTCCCTTGGCATTTGCGAAGCCCAACACATTACGAAGTCTTGATTTGAGTGGAAATCAATTTGAAGGACCACTTCCAAGATCTTTGACAAATTGTAGAAGCTTGGAGGTTCTAAACGTTGGAAACAACAAGATTAATGACACATTTCCATATTGGTTGGGAACTCTTCCTGAATTGCAGGTTCTTGTCATACGATCCAACCAATTTCATGGTCCCATAAACACTATGATGAGTGAAATTTCTTTTCCTAAGGTTCGAATTCTTGACCTTTCTTACAATGAGTTCATAGGCCATTTGCCAGGGTGGTATTTCGAATATTTCCGAGCAATGAAGAACAATACCAAGCCTGACGAACAATACATGAGTGATAAAAGTGGTTATTATCACGATTCTCTGATAGTGACAATGAAGGGGAATGAGATTGAATTAGTGAGAATTTTGACTATCTTCACAACAATCGATCTTTCATTCAACAATTTTAGTGGAGAAATTCCAAATGCCGTTGGAAAGCTCAATTCCCTcatagtacttaatttttctcaTAACAGTCTTATGGGTCGTATTCCTGAATCTTTGGGAGACTTAACAAGAATTGAATCATTAGACCTCTCTTCTAACCACCTTTCCGGGAGAATTCCAAGCGAATTAACAAGTTTGACATTTCTCGCGGTCTTGAACCTTTCGTGGAACCATCTCCATGGACCCATACCCCATGGTCCACAATTTAATACATTTGAGAATAGTTCATATGCTGGGAACATAGGATTATGTGGGTTTCCCTTGTCGAAGGATTGTGAAGATAATCGAACAAAAGTGCAGCCACAGGTGTTACAACAAGAGGAAGATGATTCAGATTTTGAGGGATTTACTTGGAAAATTGTGGTGATAGGGTACGGGTGTGGAATGACACTGGGACTCTTTCTGGGATCTCTCATGTTGTTAATTGGTAGACCTAAATTCTTGGTGAGATTTGCTGAAATACAAATGCCTAAGAAAGTGACAAGGTCGAGGAGAATGGTTGGAGACACAATGGGTAGAAGAAATTAGCAAACATTGGTAGCATTTACAGGTATGGGCTGCTAATGCTTTTACATTTCTTGAGTGTTGAATTAGTTaataactatatatattgtctaaatttttgtttgttattttgtcTGGTATTACCTTTTGTAGATAGTATTCATGTCTTTTTCGAGTTAGGGACAAATtgcttgcaagttgcaaccaaGTAGAGGGTTCAACTGACAATACTTTCGAATTCTCACACTCACCGCAATCATAACCAAAATTAAAACCATTTTGTGAATCTTCTGATAACCAGTTAGACAATTAATTATGTTCATTCTACTAGTTTGTAAACTGGTTTTGTACTTAAGTGAACGAGGAAAGTGAACTAGAAAATTTGATTTCGCTGGAAGTGCAAAACGAATCACATATGAGCTCtcttaggctccatttgtttcgatgtaaaatgttttttcagaaaataaacttcaaacttttattttttgatatttggttggcacttaaaaaatattttcagaaatcaacaaaatagtgtagagagagaaagagagtactTAAACGATGGAGAGATTtgaaaatattggaattgaacgtgggttaGGACTGACAATCAAGGAAACTGAatagtgagaattgcagtagaaggcaacgggttcatttcggaaattAACTTACGGAAAATTTAtgggtaagtcatttttatccaattaatggaaaattgTAAAGACccgatattttttttaaataaataaataataataattatcaaaacaaaaaataactattttgctcaaaattttttttttgtcgtcgcaccaattttatttccataattgtTCGTGTGCATGCGTACCCTGCGAGTAATTTTTCTAACGTGTGCATGTGTTACACCGGACCAAACCCAACCTTTTCCCCATTCTTTTATTTCGGCAGCTAGAGGGAGCAAGATCCCTTAATCTTCTCC contains the following coding sequences:
- the LOC131300728 gene encoding receptor-like protein 6 → MDPFGTWLFQFLLCLLQYQVAAASSSSPLSSSASSAHLLCRHDQRSALLQFKHVFTIDNAASSECDDESYPKTLSWDGNATDCCDWDGVTCDGLTGHVVGLDLSCSQLNGTLHSNSSLFQLSHLQRLNLAHNDFINSSIPYAFGNLASLTHLNLSISAFSGSIPSELSLLPKLISLDLSSYRLKLEPLHFEILVKNLTQLQELFLHGVSISSYLPDSLTNLSSLTALDLSLTGLLGNLPDSIAYLKSLNYLNLAMCKLQGSIPKSLGNLTQIRELPSTLSNLKQLTQLILYSNNFEGSISAFVEFPMLKQLDLQDNNFSGGFPLWVANSKPLVYLQELYLSHNSLSGVIPPWMFTLPSLESLDLSSNRLTGQIPEFQHDLPLNSLDLSDNKLRGPIPKSISTLANLTRLFLASNDLSGVVDMQTLKNVVYLSLSNTNLSMLAISGVNTTIPNLRDFYMSSCNIEVFPDFLRTSENLEKLDLSYNRIHGQIPNWVGFIGKASLWYFNLSHNFLTDIKQLPWEGLYTLDLRSNLLQGSLPIPPHLIQFFFISNNSLSGEIPSLICNASSLKILDLSHNKLSGVVPQCLGNFSSFLTVLNLRSNGFKGTLPLAFAKPNTLRSLDLSGNQFEGPLPRSLTNCRSLEVLNVGNNKINDTFPYWLGTLPELQVLVIRSNQFHGPINTMMSEISFPKVRILDLSYNEFIGHLPGWYFEYFRAMKNNTKPDEQYMSDKSGYYHDSLIVTMKGNEIELVRILTIFTTIDLSFNNFSGEIPNAVGKLNSLIVLNFSHNSLMGRIPESLGDLTRIESLDLSSNHLSGRIPSELTSLTFLAVLNLSWNHLHGPIPHGPQFNTFENSSYAGNIGLCGFPLSKDCEDNRTKVQPQVLQQEEDDSDFEGFTWKIVVIGYGCGMTLGLFLGSLMLLIGRPKFLVRFAEIQMPKKVTRSRRMVGDTMGRRN